GCCTCGGGCGAGGTCTTCGAGCCCAGGACCGTCGTAGACCGCGTGGACCTCGCCGCCGACACGACGATCTGCCTGCCCGCGATCTTCGACCTGGAGTCGCGCGAGGTCGTCTGGGCCGACGTGGCCCTGAGGCGACATCCGCTCTTCTTCAACAACGTCGCCGGCAACCTCCGCGGCGTCTCGCTGCTGGTCCGGGCCCTGACCAGCCTGCGCAAGCCCGACCTTTACACCCTGTTCGACCTCCACGCCCGCGCCCGCGGCGAGCAGACCGGCGACGCCGACGCCGCGGATTCCGTCTTCGCCGTCGACCGCGGGCTCACGCCGTTCGACCAGGATCGGATCGCGGCGGAGTTTCTCTGACGCCCGGCCCGGCCGCCATCCTCGGCGTGAACCCGCAGCGCGCATGGCGCGGCGGTCGTTCTCGCTTGCCCTCGCAGGTGAGATGTGATTAGACTGGTCGGGCATGGAGCTCGCCACCACCAGCCCGAGTCAAACCAAGATGCCCGAGAGGTTTACAATCAGACGATTCATCCCGAGGCAGGTTCGTCGTTGGGGGCGGGGCTGGCTGATGGCGAGAGATCTCGCCGACGGCCTGACCTGGCCGCGCAGCCCGCGCGATTACATGGGACAGGGGACGAGCCCGACCGACCCCGAGCCGCCGGGCGGGCTGGAACGCTACTATGACGCGAACATGGAAGGGCCCGGCATCTGGAAGTGGCGACAATATTTCGAGCTTTATCGCCGGCACCTGGAGAAATTCGTCGGCCGAAGCCCGCACCTATTGGAGGTGGGGATTTACAGCGGCGGATCTCTCGGCATGTGGCGGGACTACTTCGGGCCCGGGTCGCAGATTTACGGGCTGGACATCGAGCCGTCGACCAGATGTTATGAAGGGCCGGACACCCGGATTTTCATCGGCGACCAGGGGGATCGTGGATTCTGGGAACGCTTCCGTCGCGAGGTCCCGACGTTGGACATCGCCATCGACGACGGCGGACACGCCCCCCATCAACAACGGATCACCCTGGAGGAGATCCTGCCCCATCTTCGGCCCGGCGGGGTGTTCATCTGCGAAGATATCCACGGCGACACGAACCAATTCGGAGCCTACGCGGCCGGGCTGGTCCAAAATCTGAATGCTATGGCCGCCAGGACCCATCCCGATGGCGTGCAGGCCGGAGTCGTCAGTGACGCGACTCCTTTCCAGGAGGCCATCCATTCGATCCACTTCTATCCGTTCGCGCTCGTCATCGAGAAGAACGCGTCCCCTGTGAAGTCGCTGGTCGCGGCGAAGCACGGGACCAGCTGGCAGCCGTTCGGCATGGAGCCCAAGGGCGTCGGGACCGCGACGTCATTGCGGCCGACGGAAGGGTGAGAGGCTATCCGGTAAGTCCGTGGGGCCCGTAAACTGAAGGGGTGAAGGGACGCAGCTTCATCTCCGGCCCCCAAGGATGGCCGCCGTGCGCAAGCCCTACCCCTCGGATCTGAGCGAGGAGCGATGGGCGGTCTTGGAGCCCTTGATCCCGGTCAATGCGGACGGACGGCCGAGGGTCGTCGACGTGCGCGAGGTCGTCGACGCGATCCTGCACCTTAACCGCTCCGGCTGCCAGTGGGACATGCTGCCGCACGACCTGCCGGCCCGGAGCACCGTCCACGACCACTTCGCCCGCTGGCGGGACGACGGCACCTGGCAACGCATCCAGGAGGAGTTGCGTCGCAAGGTCCGCAAGGCGTCCGGCCGCCACCCGGCGCCGCGGGTCGCCTGAATCGACAGCCAGACCGTCAAGGGGACGGAAGTCGGCGGGACGCGGGGCTGCGACGGCGGCAAGTTGCTCCGCGGCCGCAGACGCCACATCATCGACTCGAGGGGGCTGCTGCTCGTCGCGCTGGCGGCGGCGGACCTCGACGAGGGACGCACGCGCGGCACGTCCTGGCGAGGCTGACGGCCGGGCGATGCGCGCGGCGGGAGTCGGTGCGAGGCGACGCGAAGTATCGCAACCATTCGCTCGCCGCCTGGCTCGCGGGCGACGACCGGACCGGCGCCTACGCCGTGGAGGTCGTCGAGCGGCCGCCCGGATCGGTCGGGTTCGTGAAGGTCGCCAAGCGGTGGGTCGTCGAGATAGTCTGAACGCAAATGACAAAAGCGGATGTTCTCGCTTTTATCGCTCGTGGGCAGGACGTAGCGGATCTCGACCTCGTCGCCCGTGACGACCACTCGGTCGACCAGCAGTTCGACCAACTGCCGCTTCCCGTCGAACGTCGCCGTCTCGAGCCCGGCGGCGATCCGCCCGCAGAACGCTTCGAGCGTCGCCGCCATGCCCACGACCTCGTCGAGGCGTTCCGATTCCCCGGCGAGCCGGGCCTCCTGCTCGGCCAGGGTCTGCTGCCTCGACTCCAATTCCCCGCGCCTGCGGCGATACTCTTCCAGTGGGACGACGCCGCCGAGGTAGGCCTCGGTCAGCCGATCGAGCTGGCCCGACAACGACGCCTTCCCCTGCCGCAGCCGCTCCCGTCTCGCCTGGAATTCCTGCGGGTGCCAGCTCCCGGCGGCCGCCCGACGGAACGCCCCGCCCGCCGCGGCCGGATCTCGCAGCAGCTCGCATAGGTCGCCCCAGACCAGGTCGTCCAGGACCGCCGCCGGGATGAACCGCGAGCCGCAGGTCGCCCCGTTGCGATTCCGCGCCGCCCGGGACTTGCCGGTGCAGGTGTAGTAGCCGTAGTGGGGCGGGCGTCGCCTCGCGATGCTCGCCAGGCCGCAGTGGCCGCAGCTGACCAGGCACCGCAGCAGATAGGATCCGACCTTGTTGTTGCGGGACGAGAACGACCGGTTGGCCGCCAGCTTCGCCTGCACTCGCTCGAACAGCCCCGGATCGACGACCGCGGGGATCGGCCCGACGTCGATCCACTCGTCGCGCGGCGTCGGCTCGGCCGTCCCGTGGGGGCGGCCGATCGGGTGGGTCGCCGAGCGTCGCGCTCGGGCCTCGCGGTATCGGTGCCGTCCGGCGTAGACGCGGCCCGTATAGGCCGGATTTCGGAGGATCCCGCGGACCGAGGCGTCGCTCCAGCACGCCTTGCCCGAGGGCGAAGGGACGCCGAGGTCGCGTAGATGGTCGACGAGGCCGTGGAGCGTGCGTCGTCCCTCGGAGTACCAGGCGAACATCTCGGCGACGACCGCGGCCTCGCACGGGTCGAGGTGGACGCCCGAGGGGTCGCGGGGCCTGTCGACCGCCATCCGGTAGCCGTACGGGGCCCGGGTCCACGGCAGCATCTCCCCGGCCCGATATCGACGCTGGCGGCCGCGGCGCGTCCGCTCGGCGATCAAGGTCCGCTCGTACTCGGCGACGGCGCCGCGGATCTGGAGCAGGAGCTGGTCGTGCGGGTCCCGGGACATCGGCCGGTCGAGGAACTCGACCCTGCAGCCCTTGGACTGCAGCTCCTCGAGCAGGAGGGTCTGGTGGACGAAGTTGCGGGCCAGCCGGTCGGGGTCGGTCAGGAGGATCGCGTCGAACGAGGCCATGGCCGCCGCGTCGCGGAGGCGGTCGAGTCCGGGCCGCTTGAGCGCGGCCCCGCTGTAGCCGTCGTCACGAAAGACGTTCGCCTCCTGGAGGTCCCAGCCCCGGCCTCGGGCATGCTCCCGCAGCCGCCCGATCTGCTCGTCGATGGTCTGCGCCTCGGCCTGCCGCTGCGTCGAGACGCGTGCATATATCGCGATCTTCATCGGTCGTCTCCTCCGCGGTGGTGGGATGGCCCGGCTCGTCGGGCTTGGCTCGCGCCGGCCCGGGGCCGGACGGCGACCAGCCCAGGAGCAGCTGGTAGGCGCGATCCCATCGGCGCTGCCCGTCCGGGCGGGACGCGAATCGGCGGGTGGTCCGCCAGTCGTGGTGCATGGCCGCCTCCCCGAGGCGATGTGCCTCGGGGAGAAGGTACGGGACAAGCCCAGGGCCCGCCCGGATCATCTGGGCCGGCGCGGCCTCAGGGCCAGCCGGCGGGAGCGTGCCAGGCAGAATTTGTCATTTGCGATTAGACCATCGAGCGGACGTTCGCATGGATCGGTCGCTCGCGGCGCAACAGCCGCGACTTCGAGCGGCTGGAGCGGTCATCCGAGGCCATGATCATAGTCGGTTCGATCCACCGCGTGCTTCGCACGTCGGCCCCGACTCGC
The DNA window shown above is from Paludisphaera mucosa and carries:
- a CDS encoding transposase → MAAVRKPYPSDLSEERWAVLEPLIPVNADGRPRVVDVREVVDAILHLNRSGCQWDMLPHDLPARSTVHDHFARWRDDGTWQRIQEELRRKVRKASGRHPAPRVA
- a CDS encoding class I SAM-dependent methyltransferase, with product MELATTSPSQTKMPERFTIRRFIPRQVRRWGRGWLMARDLADGLTWPRSPRDYMGQGTSPTDPEPPGGLERYYDANMEGPGIWKWRQYFELYRRHLEKFVGRSPHLLEVGIYSGGSLGMWRDYFGPGSQIYGLDIEPSTRCYEGPDTRIFIGDQGDRGFWERFRREVPTLDIAIDDGGHAPHQQRITLEEILPHLRPGGVFICEDIHGDTNQFGAYAAGLVQNLNAMAARTHPDGVQAGVVSDATPFQEAIHSIHFYPFALVIEKNASPVKSLVAAKHGTSWQPFGMEPKGVGTATSLRPTEG